One Ranitomeya variabilis isolate aRanVar5 chromosome 4, aRanVar5.hap1, whole genome shotgun sequence genomic window, ATGGAATAAAATATatctgaagcaaaaaaaaaaacccgcgaTTTTAAACTCCCATTTTAGAATGGTTTTCCTTGTCCCTTTCTTCACACCTTTCTTCATGACTCATTCCCTTACTGCTAGAGTAgaaaggataatttttggaccccGGAAAACACTATCAGTTTTCTACAGCTCTGTCTTAGTTGAAGAAACTCCGCTGCTTGTACGATCTTTTCCTATAAATATCCACCTAATTACCAGTTTGGATGTAAGATTATCGTTTCTAAAAATGTCAGGCGCTGACGCCTCTAGTTGACCACAAAGGCGGAAGGCAAAAATGCTCATTTAATGCCAAAGAAATTCAATCTGTCATGTGGCTTGTAAAAATCTTTCTGCAGCCGAGGAAGCTGAAAACGCTATCCTTGTGGCGTCTCTTCCATACCTTCAGACTAGTAGTACCAGAAACTTGGACATTTTAGAAGGGGGAGGTCATCCGCTTTTTAGGAAGGAGTCTCGAGCAGAATAGAGTGACTCTTTGGGCTTCTCTGGATGGCCATCATGGTGTTGGGCCCCTTACTGCCTTGCCTCTTTTGCCCGTGTGGCTGCTCAGGTTGTACCAATGGTCTGTCCAACCCCTGTTTTTATGCGGTTAAATCATCCATTTGCATAAATAAATTTGTGGTAATTTGAGTAACTTTGGTCAATTTTTAAGAAATTGAGTTGCACTTTATGGCAGCGCTGCGAGTATGATCCAATTTTGCTCCTGTCTGCTCCAAGTCCATTGTAGAGAATAATAAGTTACAATAATAGACGAGTGATCACTTGCCAGGGTGAACGTGCTACTTGGGCCATGTAAGGATTAGTTTTTGCTGGAATCTTGTCGGATGTGATGAAAGAACGCGAAAATTCCAGCTTCTGTTTATGGTTTTCATCCATTGGCTCGGAGGACTGTATACTTATAAAACACTAAACATTTATATCCCAACAAACATCTCCAAGCCACTTTCGAAACGCACGTGGATCAGAAAAGTTTTACTACATAATAAAGTGCTACATACCACCTGGGGGGAtgggagagaattttttttttattttttttttagcattccgtAGTCTCAGCGTTTGGACCTCCGCCGATCAAAACATAAACATTGGACTTGTCTCTCTAAATTGTGAAAAAGTTCAATTACACTTTAAGTGCCCGTTTTAGAATCTATGTTCTAATGACACAAATTCTTCACttactattgtgtttttttttgtttgtttttttttatacctggtgtaaatgccgccatTCTCCTGAATCCAACGctattttttcttttgttcttgtgcctttctgttcctgagatatggccgcctcttccctgtatataaatctagtccgtCTAGCCAGGTAGGCAGGGGTCCTCAAGAACAGACATACTTTATTTGTGGGCGTCTTCTAGAAAACCACACCCCCTTAGCTGACAAGACTAGCTTTATGTACAGGAAAGAGGAGGCAATATCTTGGGATTGGAGAagggcaggaacaaaagaaaaatgtgggattgaggagaacagcggcatttacaccagatggaaagaaaaaatacatatttatagcAAGTGACACTATTTATAGGGTTTTTCCCCATATTTGAAGATGGCTATAGTcggatagtgcttgtaaaaacaatcccatttgcaatttactgcttaagaaaattttcagccgttcttgagatattaatgcTTTTTAGTACGTTGCCTAGGAAACCAACCACCGCTGCTGTCTATTTTGTAAGCACGAGCTGTAaccaaaagtgttaatatctcaagaacggatgaaaattttaataagcagtaaattgcaaaattgcttgtttttacaagccctATCCAACCATATCCATCTTCAAAGATGGGTATAACCTCCTTTTAAACAGACAAAATATTTTTCTGGCATGACCAGTGTTAAATTTTAGAGTCTTGGCCAAGAGTTTTTATGTTTTCCATGTTTGTGTCTCCAGGCAGATCCAGTGGACGGATGAGAAGGGGCGCAAGAGAAAATGCTCGGGCCCGCAATATGCAGACTATGCTGCCAGCATCATTCAGAAAATCCTGACAGATGAAGACTTGGTTCCTACTAAGCACAGTGAGTAATGTGTCTTCCGCTTCAGGGTTTCTTTCGCTCTGCTGCAAGCAGAAGACGATTCTGTTTAATGTCATGTCGAATATAGAGTGCATCCTTGAAGAACTGATTATAGGGGTAATGCTACATAACTGCAGCCTCAGGCACATTTTTTCTAGTGACTATAATGAATTCCCCTGATTCACTTACTGGCAGTCATGTGAATATAATATGCCTAGAATGTCATCAAATAAGAAGgttttacattaaaggggttgttctgaCAATCCCTTTATTGCCAGGTCCCCCAAAAAAATCAGTTTATCATAAGGTGTCCTTCTAATTAGACCTCCAAAAATCAGCCTTAATCTAAGGGGAACATAGCAGCTGGAGAAGGGTTTCCCAACCGCGCCACCACAGGAGGAACAAAGTATTACACAGAACTCCATGGATATTTCCAGAAATGCTTTTTACCTTATTTATCATGTATAAATGtaagccccaattcatcatttgctttttttttgtcttgtggttttcattgaaattttttttttgctgcagattttgcaaagaaaaaaaaaaaaaagctctttgTGACTTTTTTTAGCGCCAATTTGTAAAAATCTCAcagaatttgcacaaaaaatgtagaCATGAATAAAGTCATTCTGAGAGGGGGGAAGTGAAGTTCCTTTGGCCAATTCATCAAATTGAGACTTTTTTCAAAAGTCTTGAAATTTTTTGGCAAAAACATTTCGAAACCTCAAACTTCAACAACCATCACAGACATGGGGTAAAAAAAGGAATTACATAAAAAATAGACTTTAAAGAAGGTGTAAACTAAAAGAATAAGGCAAAAACTAGATAAAAAGGTGCAAATGCAACAATGAATCAGACCCGTAAAATCttgtattttttcaatttttccgAAGCTTGGAACAGGGCAGCtaagtttaaaaaataaataaataaataaaaaaaaaaaaaaaaaaggaactttattcaCATAAATTGACCTTTGATGGGATTACCGAAATCACATTATGACAATTCTCTTCgtggatttttattatttttttggtagATATTTTCATCTTTTGCAAATGTGAATTTTGTGACCAATCCACAACATATTCCAACCTGTCAACGCTACGGACAGTTGCTGTTTTATGGTGATCTGAGTTGATTTGCTTGAACCTTGTATGATCTCCAAATGAGATACTGGTGCTAAAATGTGGCTGGAGATTTTGCCGTCCGAATATATTCCTAGATGGTGTTGGCCAAATGGGCATTCAGCTGTATGCCCATCTTCCCCTAAACATGTACCCAGACTGGTTGAGTATGTTTGGTTTATTCCGATAAGAGTATGGATACAAGCCCTGGGTGAGAAGTTCTGCCAGAGAACAAAGAATTGGCCATGTCGATATTCAACATGGCGAATCACTCTTTCTCCTGATTGCAATTGTCTAGTAACCATCTAAAGAGCTCATTTCGATGCCATCTTCAGAAAGACAACACTGCCCACTTTTGATGGAGTTTGAATAAATTTCTCCCTTTTGGGTGTTGGATCCAAGAATTGGGCTGCCAAGCTTTGAAGCTGTTGACAGTGGTGTTGATGCCAATTGATTCACGTAACCCAGTCCATCGGCCACATCCCTAATCTGTGACAGCTGGATGAGAACCTTAATGACTGGCTGCTCGATTGATTAGCCAACCTGGTGGAACATCATCGTTGTGGCATCACACACATATGATGTCACGTCGGTGTGGCTAATCAAAGAAGCCGCGGATGCCTTCAAGAAAGGTCTTTCTCTGTGTTTCCGTCCAAAAGCCACATATTACAACGGTCAAGGCCAATGGATCGGGTCTCTCGAATTGATTTGCACCAACTATGTAGATCATCAACTGATCCCACTCAATTAATCAGGTTCAAAAATGGTTTCTGGGAGTCTAATTCAGTTTGCCACATTCGCGAGGGAATTTACGGCACCCATAACACCTCTGCTCTCGTtgatactttttaaaaaaaaataaaaattctctttagCTGCttgatatatttttgtattttttgttttatttttgcttaaatggtttttctatttttcttttcttCAGGCAAAGAATTTCCAAAGACCTTCAGACCAGCGATCCAGAAGACCTTTCGACTCCTTTTCCACCTCTTGGGCCACATCTACACCTGTCATTTCAGGACAGTGGTGAATCTTGAACTTCATCCACATCTTAACACCCTGTACCTGCACCTTCTTCTCTTCTGTGCAGAATTTCACCTCCTCGATTCCAAAGAAATGGCCTTAAGCGAAGACTTAACCACAGCCTTGATACATTCCAGCCCACCTCCCCGAACCTCAGGAAGTCACTCTCGTAACACATGAACCAGCTCTATGGTTAGACCGCccctatttttttttctacatataCTGCCGCCAGGACTCGTTACCTTTTTGCAAATTCGCTAATATTCCGATGTAATCTAATTTTTGGCGTGACACCTTCAGCACAGCTTCTGATTGCCAAACGGAAAGGTGGCAGAGTACAATAATATCTGTGCTGCAGAGCATTCGGGGAGATGAGGATGAAGGCAACGTGCCGCATAGCACAGAGCCGCTTCGAGCTGACTGTACACTGAGGGATCCACTAAGTGCATTAAGACGGAAGCCAAATGAGTGCGCATCGATTCACAAGATCTGATAAGACAAGCAAAGGACGGGCAGCGCTCGCAAAGACGTTTTATATGTTACTGGGCAGAAAATGGTTTCTCTGGTCGATGGTGTTTTGTGTAACCAACACTGGATGACATATGCAGACTTTATATGTAAATTAAGGTCAGAATCTCCAGAATGggagcttttttgttttgtttgttttttttcttttgtgtttttgttttttataaaattaCAAACTTATTTTAATTTAATTATAAATGCTAATTTCCTATTTTAAGGACCTGGATAGAGCTGAAAGTTACATGTATATTTTACTTCAGGGGATATGTTACTTTTTCTTAAGAAAAATACGCActtcacttttttttgtaatttattcatttaagtaaaaaaatgtatttactttataaaaaaaaaaaaatcaaaaccactTAACTGTGTATGTGTTTCTTTACCATAATGGCCAACTTTGAGAAACTTGTCTTCCGGTGAAATGTAATGTTTGGAACTTTTTACTCTCAAACCCCTTTTACGAGTCTGCGGATCCTCCTTGACCAGATTCCCACCTGCTGGATGTCCGGTTAGGTTGACCGCTTCCAAGCATCCTGGTGTCATTCACAAGAAACTTTCTTCAAGTGCTGCTTTACCTGAGGTTTTAGGTGCTTTTTGGAGCTGTAGGAGCTCTGACATCTCTTTTGAGAGTCTAGGAGCTTCCTCGAAAATCCAGGAGAATTATCAAATCTGGTCTTTACATACCATTGATCTATAGCAGGATATGTCATTTAGTTTATCAGTCTCTTAGAACAGACCGGTTAGACTGTTCTCTTCTGGACCCTTGACCTCATTATTGCGTCTAACCTGTCCCAACTGGAAAATTCTTTGGTTCTATGATGGATCATTAATTTTGTGTACCCGGACGCTAATCAAATATCAGATTTTTAGGATGATTCTTTATAAAGCCGTAGACTTACCGTATCTAAGCAGCATTGAGTAGAAAGGCTCATGAAGACATCAATGCAACACTGTTCCTGGACTTGCAGGATCCCTGCTGTGGGTCCGTCTGTGGTTTCCAAGACCTCTCCAGTCTTCCTGCAGCTTCCAGTATTTCTGCTACCTTCCATGACCTCTGCTACATGTCCACCAGCAGctttcaggacctctgctacctgttcccagtcttccAGGATCTCTGCTACATGTCTTCCTGCAACTTCTAAGAAGAGGAAGTCTTCTGCCTGCCTGTAGCTTCCAGGACGTCTCCTGCCCGGCTGCAGCTTCCAATTCTTCTACCACCTCTTTCTCCATGTGTCCTAATTGCTGCACTGAGGCCCATGGTCTTTGTGCCCAACCAGACCTTGGGCTTTGAGAATCCACCTCGCCTAGCGAGCCTAACAATTCCTCAGCCCTGGCAAATCAGATTCCTGCAAATAAAGATGATCGTGGTGCCTTATTTCTATTTTTTCTGGATCCCATGTAACTATCTAGGCCAGTTCAGAATGAATACTTATAGTTGCTGTGCTATTCTTGTAAGGGTCAAAAACCTTTATAACATACTTATCCAGACACTTCACGGTTGAGCTACAGCCTCTCCCAAACTGGTCCATCCATAATCTACACATAACGTCTTTAATGTGTATTTACAAAATACTCTTGGAACATTAGGGCCGACAGAATCAAAGCTGCAAACTTTAGTAAACTTGGATAAGTTCCTACTTGCTGACGTGGCTTCGTTCTACCTCTGTTGACTTATTTTTGTTGCTGAACTTTGTTCTTGTAAGCTGTTCTCACTCATGAATGGGAAATACAATTTGTGTTTTGGGTCTTTTCTTGTCTATGCACATGTTGGTCATTGGCATAATAGTAATGCTCAGTTGAGCGGAGTCATAGGCGGTAACTTTTGAGATATAACTCCTTTTTCTGATCCTTTAGAAAGCATGgacagttaaaataaaaaatgtttctcgGTTTCATTGCCCTGAGCgtagtttattttttaaatggaaatAGTGTCCTATAGACAGGGACATGAAGGGTAAATTCAATGTACCGTGAGTTTCATCACCCAAGTGCAAAAGGACAAATATCCCAACACTCCTTTCCCTAACCCTCTGGAACTGAAGGCTACATCAGAGGTCCGCAGCTAGTGGCTTCGCTTCACCAAAGCTCAGTGGCGCCTGGCTGCTTTCTCTTATGGCAGCCTTACTTTGCACTAATCCACAATGGATTTCTTAAGTACTTCTTGGCCTTTTAAGATAGACTTTTGCCGAGCCCGGGTGATGGAGTATTGGTAGGAGTCTGTTACTCCCCCAAACTGAAATGAAACATTTTATACATTCATATAGGGGACTTGGCCTCTATGAAAATCTTACTTATGGTATAAATTTTGCTTATGTAATAAACCTAGTTGTACAAAATCTGTAAAtgaggtgttaggtgtcgagttcccgccgctgcacaggggaggtctcgaaccatctccgctgcggtctcccattctcctccagccgcagtggagcctgctcagcggagatatcggtctcagcgtctggctcaggcagatagtgtgcgcttggttactactgATCTTCCGGGCTCAGCCATTGTAAATAGCACTATTCTTCAGTGGGCAGATGTTCCTGGGACGAAGTCtggttttcctctactgagcatgcccaagggttgaccttccattggaggtctggggtcacaggcTCAGGTCCTgcagcg contains:
- the LOC143770261 gene encoding MOB kinase activator 2-like; its protein translation is MVFQAVGKLLGKHNKIKKKAAAENEKLYLEPRYTGARILDADILMLVALPKGLNVDEWLASNASAFYNHVSLMYGSVSEFCTVSSCPTMKAWSTQIQWTDEKGRKRKCSGPQYADYAASIIQKILTDEDLVPTKHSKEFPKTFRPAIQKTFRLLFHLLGHIYTCHFRTVVNLELHPHLNTLYLHLLLFCAEFHLLDSKEMALSEDLTTALIHSSPPPRTSGSHSRNT